A single window of Emys orbicularis isolate rEmyOrb1 chromosome 18, rEmyOrb1.hap1, whole genome shotgun sequence DNA harbors:
- the AJM1 gene encoding apical junction component 1 homolog — protein MTRTDPPDILVSTVYQDLEVKCPAPRDSIVCQPLTQCDAFMSASLPCDPQPFNKRHCRSFDFLELLDDQLAPAPAMERSCRHPGTPEPSSGSGGRKAPPRPDVQNTRPPPHGREGSKEPLARAEPKRRARSKSAPRVKSTFTPIPIQMSSSSPPMPARRGREALRLSREPARTETSPRRGSGYAPIKAPMNEVHPIKLQPQRSSTSRISPLCVSSNCPEEAPGGRPATSLHVKCRMDMKPDEAVLVHAARSLKAQSRMEVPYWPRPPGAIRSLTIPSSRQVSVSRTPTPSDSYSGEHRLPYPNEYYEGDPRGQVYQAVPSPQDYPERGCVTFSTPNVPTKFFYTEEPAGCPGLGIPLKSSGYEACPRPYLGRHLPPQPFYTEDPAKGNIHTIPPRTFYVEEARTYPIQEAPAHTFYREDPRFYASRGMPTKPLYTEDPRVYPGLNTSSRLFYAEDYGKYHERESISRTYPHARSTQPLQFSDWYCPDRGALPYQTLQMSRFAPHPSGQEALLSSWHASYSANQPRLGTDTRHYSKSWDNILAPSVRREDPMFRGRSYENLLAREQHRALSPDDRRQPVVINLSSSPKRYAALSLSENSIMEKMHADGGRCPLGRSWFVTPEITITDNDIKANGLSKSEKRSASWDMLDSGRDGQRSRTAHYYSDPTAKETIQSSSARQRSLEQLDELITDLVIDSKPPPSRRPSNGDSLTDQLKRLIDNDAPGPARKLEARKPLPLLVGEPRPTKEQPGPSSFHRDVRKEQGGRSLAMSVSSSSFEKQQDDCSPELSADEDDMMMCSNAKCKRTETMFNACLYFKSCHSCYTYYCSRSCRREDWDTHKESCVYGRIGSICRHVLQFCRENAEVHKAFSRIAKVGYLSRGRGVLFLGFPSSGSAENFLQFGLESLLMSPTYLSLRELEGYAESLGDYARELGVSGSQYDPEECFLLNVTVAVGQKVPVRPSPKVQVPTVRKYAKVALASSSPEKQILKKERDMETLILTPPPGTADIDKEGEEGRKAREVCFINIQRELRIRGVFLRHEFPKIYEQLCDFVESNKRFTPTTIYPIDRRTGKQFMCMIMAASEPRTLDWVASPNLLDDLM, from the coding sequence ATGACACGAACCGACCCACCTGACATACTGGTGTCTACGGTGTATCAAGACCTAGAGGTGAAGTGCCCAGCACCCAGGGATTCCATCGTCTGCCAGCCACTGACACAATGTGACGCCTTCATGTCTGCGTCTCTGCCGTGCGACCCGCAGCCCTTCAACAAGCGCCACTGTAGGAGCTTTGACTTTCTTGAGTTGCTCGACGACCAGCTGGCCCCTGCTCCTGCTATGGAGCGCTCCTGCCGGCACCCGGGCACCCCCGAGCCTTCCTCAGGCTCCGGAGGCAGGAAGGCTCCTCCCAGGCCGGACGTTCAGAACACCAGGCCACCCCCTCATGGCAGGGAAGGCTCCAAGGAGCCATTGGCTCGGGCGGAGCCAAAGAGGCGAGCGAGGTCCAAGAGCGCCCCTCGGGTGAAATCCACCTTCACTCCCATTCCCATCCAGATGTCATCCTCGTCTCCCCCCATGCCGGCCAGGCGGGGACGGGAGGCTCTGCGCCTCTCCAGGGAGCCTGCGAGGACAGAGACGTCCCCGCGCAGGGGGAGCGGATACGCCCCAATAAAGGCCCCAATGAACGAGGTACACCCCATCAAGCTGCAGCCCCAGCGGAGCAGCACCAGCCGCATCTCCCCATTATGCGTCAGCAGCAACTGCCCGGAGGAGGCCCCGGGTGGGAGGCCGGCCACAAGCCTGCATGTCAAGTGCCGGATGGACATGAAGCCAGACGAGGCGGTGCTGGTGCACGCGGCACGCAGCCTGAAGGCCCAGAGCAGGATGGAGGTGCCATACTGGCCGAGGCCGCCCGGCGCTATCCGGAGCCTGACCATCCCAAGCAGCAGGCAGGTGTCCGTGTCCCGCACTCCCACACCCAGCGACTCCTACAGCGGGGAGCACAGGCTGCCCTATCCCAACGAGTACTACGAAGGTGACCCCCGAGGCCAGGTTTACCAGGCCGTGCCCTCCCCGCAGGACTATCCCGAGAGGGGCTGTGTGACCTTCTCCACTCCAAACGTGCCCACCAAGTTCTTCTACACAGAGGAGCCAGCCGGGTGCCCTGGCCTCGGCATTCCACTGAAAAGCTCTGGCTACGAGGCGTGTCCTCGCCCATACCTAGGGCGCCACCTCCCTCCACAGCCCTTCTACACAGAGGACCCAGCCAAAGGTAATATCCACACCATCCCACCCAGGACTTTCTACGTGGAAGAAGCTCGCACCTACCCCATCCAGGAAGCCCCTGCCCACACCTTCTACAGAGAAGACCCTCGATTCTATGCCTCCAGGGGCATGCCCACCAAACCCCTCTATACAGAGGACCCCAGGGTGTACCCCGGTCTGAACACCTCCTCCCGGTTGTTCTATGCTGAGGATTATGGCAAATACCACGAGAGGGAATCCATTTCGCGGACGTACCCTCATGCCCGTAGCACCCAGCCTTTGCAGTTCAGCGACTGGTACTGCCCGGACCGGGGTGCACTGCCCTACCAGACCTTGCAGATGTCCCGCTTTGCACCTCATCCCTCTGGGCAGGAGGCCTTGCTTTCCTCTTGGCATGCCAGCTACAGCGCCAACCAGCCCCGCCTAGGCACAGACACCCGGCATTACTCCAAATCCTGGGACAACATCCTGGCACCCAGTGTCCGCAGGGAGGACCCCATGTTCCGCGGGCGCAGCTATGAGAACCTGCTCGCCCGGGAACAGCACCGTGCCTTATCCCCTGACGACCGGCGGCAGCCCGTGGTGATCAATCTGTCCAGTTCCCCCAAGCGCTATGCAGCGCTCTCCCTCTCGGAGAACTCCATCATGGAGAAGATGCACGCAGACGGTGGGCGGTGCCCCCTGGGCCGCTCCTGGTTTGTCACCCCAGAAATCACCATCACCGACAACGACATCAAAGCCAATGGACTGAGCAAGAGTGAGAAGCGCTCGGCCAGCTGGGATATGCTGGATTCCGGGCGGGATGGGCAGCGCTCCCGCACCGCGCACTACTACTCGGATCCCACTGCCAAAGAGACCATCCAAAGCAGCTCCGCCCGCCAGCGCAGCCTGGAGCAGTTGGACGAGTTGATCACAGACCTGGTCATCGACTCCAAGCCCCCGCCCAGCCGCCGCCCCAGCAACGGGGACAGCCTGACAGACCAGCTCAAGAGGCTGATCGACAACGACGCGCCCGGGCCTGCCAGGAAGCTGGAGGCCAGGAAGCCGCTGCCTTTattggtgggggagcccaggcccaccaaGGAGCAGCCAGGCCCGAGTTCCTTCCACAGAGACGTACGCAAGGAGCAGGGTGGCCGCTCGCTCGCCATGTCTGTCTCCAGCAGCAGCTTTGAGAAGCAGCAGGATGACTGCTCCCCGGAGCTGAGCGCGGATGAGGATGACATGATGATGTGTTCGAACGCCAAGTGCAAGCGCACGGAGACCATGTTCAATGCCTGCCTCTACTTCAAGTCCTGCCACAGCTGCTATACATACTACTGCTCCCGGAGCTGCCGCCGCGAGGACTGGGACACCCACAAGGAGAGCTGCGTCTACGGGCGTATCGGGAGCATCTGCCGGCACGTGCTGCAGTTCTGCCGGGAGAACGCCGAGGTGCACAAGGCCTTCTCGCGCATCGCCAAGGTGGGGTACCTTTCCCGGGGGCGAGGGGTGCTGTTCCTGGGCTTCCCCAGCTCAGGCTCGGCCGAGAACTTCCTCCAGTTTGGCTTGGAGAGCCTGCTGATGTCCCCCACCTACCTGTCCCTGCGGGAGCTGGAGGGCTATGCAGAGAGCCTGGGGGATTATGCCCGGGAGTTGGGGGTGTCTGGCAGCCAGTACGACCCTGAGGAATGTTTCCTCTTGAATGTAACCGTGGCCGTTGGACAAAAAGTGCCTGTGAGGCCATCCCCCAAGGTCCAGGTGCCGACAGTCAGGAAATACGCCAAGGTGGCCTTAGCCTCCTCCAGCCCCGAGAAACAGATCCTGAAGAAGGAGCGGGACATGGAGACCTTGATCCTGACCCCCCCGCCTGGCACGGCGGACATcgacaaggagggggaggaggggcggaagGCCCGGGAGGTCTGCTTCATCAACATCCAGCGGGAGCTGCGGATCCGAGGCGTCTTCCTGCGCCATGAGTTCCCCAAGATCTACGAGCAGCTGTGCGACTTCGTGGAGAGCAACAAGAGGTTCACGCCCACCACCATCTACCCCATTGACAGGCGGACCGGAAAGCAGTTCATGTGTATGATCATGGCCGCCTCTGAGCCACGGACCCTGGACTGGGTCGCCAGCCCCAACCTCCTGGACGACCTCATGTGA